The following proteins come from a genomic window of Hypanus sabinus isolate sHypSab1 chromosome 9, sHypSab1.hap1, whole genome shotgun sequence:
- the LOC132399425 gene encoding trinucleotide repeat-containing gene 6A protein-like isoform X2 — protein MRGLEANATKETQEKQNRDRVQEKEEQLMEERKKRKDDKKKKEAALKKAIEQKSKVPAPSKTCQSQPQPANSNSGTSINTSNNSNAKRVPANNQQQALSRYPPREVPPRFRHQEQKQLLKRGQQLPSTAGTATSVVTSQSGSSAVTVQTVTNGQLQYSSKTLTGMPPIRDMVSHSPNQSDLNHSGLGSHYENSHWGPVSTNSDSTTNWDKVIVDGSDKEAWPSITGSDPELASECMDIDSASSSGSEKNLSTMASGSTVSDGNGNRTGSGSGSSSQFVVGNVSNNVGNGSINGPWGGSRGSISSTCQGSAENVDSKPESSHGKLNAWGSIGSTSSGSLNQNGLNPNTNLGAWPLLENDGNTVQGPVPGSSSGSNVQRSTVGQMLNNQSVNMGLSAHGSWGGLQENPDAEVNGTRKVSFSGQPQNLNTEMNGPNNTTNPLTSSLPNSTSSMQTNELPKHTGPGAWGVPLGMSTVNPSQLQASSVTNGTSVSQLGNGGISEGMNSGSYGTTWGTPGTNYSGEKCPGPSCNLGQASGDTVNATLAQSAINGSGNSSYKNNGGSNRGGVTWESGVVNSHNVNWGAGNSLGSGGTRKVWGNPASNANTGTKISNGEWNKLPNNQHSSNGVNGSSNRKGTNGWKNLDDALCGQNQNSASQPSEQNNVWVKTSTSGTADSEGSTESTGSRHDRITAGTNDGNNRRGEKRKPDQPGMVQSILSRTDLDPRVLSNTGWGQTPIKQNTAWDIEPSAKSERKTDNGTEAWGCCVSQTSNSGGWGDGPGPNSNDTSSVSGWGDPKPSTVSCNPSWGDTKGSSGQGGWEDNTAATGTVKSNQTWGSNKEEKLAAWNDAQKVKQGWSDGQKSNQSWGLSATDGWGENSKSGQWGELQKTDAGSWDNDSERSAPGWNEPGRPGTSRGTWTSGNNSDSSNSTGWGECAKAAQSPQGWGEPTKAAQSPQGWGDTSKPAQSPQGWCEPVKPTQSPQGWGEPSKPAQSPQDWREPIKSSNSADWHKPQDGNSPWANKPSGQGWLNGPMPAPSKEEEPTGWEEPSPESIRRKMEIDDGTAAWGDPSKYNYKSVNMWNKNTQSSNNGSEQSAQIMSSPTTPQPPPQLPQQMPPPSAIQNKENNSSGWGESCTIQTKPDSSWGEPPALTVTVDNGTAAWGQPVDTGASWREPVNDSAGTSGWGNTPAAPPPPNRPGPKPMQDGWGDEETLVPGPRHSSWEEEEGDSVMWNTNTSQESNSSSNWTSKKVALKGMVKGGNKQDDIWMNQLMKQFSNIGFPRESTEDTKSNKMDIPVGMLRDKRMEMDKHGMNIGEYSGILGKGHTSRPQISKESSMERNPYYDKNGNPNIFGGSNAAAQARGMQQPPAQPLNSSQPNLRAQVPPSLLSPQVPASLLKYATANGSLNTALLNFGPQQVAMLNQLSQLNQLSQLSQISQLQRLLQQQKAQNQRNMSGPMRQSQEQAARVLNMQQMLQHPRQLDTSLLKQQSSSQQQPMHQPSMKPFPENLMPPTPHELQTKEPPSLNSYSSYPLGLNPNLNVPLDFGSIVNLKEPQTQQSRLKQWTASESLPVNSSLDQNSSKHGATSSGLSICSGKLLEESPFGHFDISMKSLASPPGSVGDGWPSAKSPSDKLSSNVNWPPEFRPGEPWKGYQNIDPETDPYVTPGSVMTNLSISTARDLDLLRDRNNRSSSSMNTTLPSTSAWSLVGASSYNSSLSSTAQSTPARIGDPKSTWSPGPVTNASLAHELWKVPLPPKNTTAPSRPPPGLTNQKPSSSWGNSSLRMGGGWGSSDSRYNHGPSWGDISSGRITNWLVLKNLTPQIDGSTLRTLCMQHGPLITFHLNLPHGNALVCYSSKEEAAKAQKSLHMCVLGNTTILAEFASEDEINRFFAQGQSLTPSLGWQSLGSSQNRIASIDSSHPFSNRNDLSHWNGAGLSGTGSGDLHGTSLWGTPNYSTSLWGTPSSNDMRGIGSPSPINAFLPVDHLGGGESI, from the exons ATTTAAACCACAGTGGTTTGGGATCGCATTATGAAAATTCTCACTGGGGACCTGTCTCTACCAACAGTGATTCTACTACAAATTGGGATAAAGTTATTGTAGACGGGTCTGACAAAGAAGCCTGGCCTTCAATCACTGGCAGTGACCCAGAGTTAGCTTCAGAATGCATGGACATTGACTCTGCTTCAAGCTCTGGGTCAGAGAAGAATCTCAGTACCATGGCTTCGGGGAGCACAGTTAGTGATGGCAATGGCAACAGAACCGGCAGTGGAAGTGGTTCTTCAAGTCAGTTTGTGGTTGGAAATGTCAGCAATAATGTAGGAAATGGTAGTATTAATGGGCCTTGGGGAGGATCTCGAGGCTCCATATCAAGCACATGTCAGGGTTCTGCAGAAAATGTGGATAGCAAACCAGAAAGCAGCCATGGTAAACTGAATGCTTGGGGCAGTATTGGTTCCACGTCCAGTGGTTCATTGAATCAGAATGGTTTGAATCCAAATACCAACCTAGGTGCCTGGCCTTTGTTGGAAAATGATGGAAATACTGTGCAAGGACCTGTGCCAGGTAGCAGTTCTGGCAGCAATGTTCAACGTAGCACTGTAGGTCAAATGCTGAATAATCAGAGTGTTAACATGGGACTATCAGCTCATGGTTCGTGGGGAGGGCTGCAGGAGAATCCTGATGCAGAAGTGAATGGTACAAGGAAGGTTTCATTCAGTGGACAACCTCAAAACCTTAACACTGAAATGAATGGACCAAATAACACTACTAACCCTTTGACCTCTAGCTTACCAAACTCTACTAGTTCAATGCAGACAAATGAACTGCCTAAACATACAGGGCCTGGGGCCTGGGGTGTACCCTTAGGAATGAGCACAGTAAATCCATCTCAGCTTCAGGCCTCTTCGGTGACAAATGGCACTTCAGTTTCTCAACTTGGCAATGGAGGAATCAGTGAGGGAATGAACAGTGGGTCTTATGGTACGACTTGGGGTACACCTGGCACTAACTACTCTGGAGAAAAATGTCCAGGCCCTAGCTGTAATTTGGGGCAAGCTAGTGGTGACACTGTGAATGCAACTCTAGCACAATCTGCTATTAATGGTTCTGGAAATTCTTCTTACAAAAATAATGGTGGAAGCAATAGAGGAGGAGTCACATGGGAGTCTGGTGTGGTCAACTCCCATAATGTGAACTGGGGAGCAGGGAACAGTTTAGGCTCTGGAGGGACTCGAAAAGTCTGGGGAAACCCAGCATCAAATGCAAACACTGGCACTAAGATCTCAAATGGAGAATGGAACAAACTGCCTAACAATCAGCATTCCAGTAATGGTGTAAATGGAAGTAGTAATAGGAAGGGAACAAATGGATGGAAAAATCTAGATGATGCTCTTTGTGGTCAGAATCAAAATTCTGCATCTCAGCCAAGTGAACAGAACAACGTATGGGTCAAAACTTCAACATCAGGTACTGCAGACAGTGAGGGGAGCACAGAAAGTACTGGAAGTCGTCATGATAGAATCACCGCAGGAACTAATGATGGCAATAACAGACGTGGTGAAAAGAGAAAACCTGACCAACCAGGAATGGTTCAAAGTATTCTGAGTAGAACAGACTTGGACCCCCGTGTCCTTTCCAATACAGGTTGGGGGCAGACTCCAATTAAACAGAACACTGCCTGGGACATTGAACCTTCAGCAAAGAGTGAGAGAAAAACTGACAATGGGACAGAGGCCTGGGGATGTTGTGTTTCCCAGACTTCAAACTCAGGGGGATGGGGGGATGGGCCTGGCCCAAACAGTAATGATACCTCTTCAGTATCCGGGTGGGGGGATCCAAAGCCTTCTACAGTCTCTTGCAACCCTAGCTGGGGAGACACCAAAGGCTCAAGCGGCCAAGGGGGTTGGGAGGATAATACTGCTGCTACAGGAACAGTAAAGAGCAATCAAACATGGGGAAGTAACAAAGAAGAAAAGCTAGCTGCGTGGAATGATGCACAAAAGGTCAAacagggatggtctgatggacaGAAATCAAACCAGAGTTGGGGACTGTCTGCAACTGAtgggtggggagagaattcaaagagtGGCCAGTGGGGGGAATTACAAAAGACCGATGCAGGCAGTTGGGATAATGACAGTGAAAGGTCTGCGCCTGGTTGGAATGAACCTGGGAGACCAGGTACAAGCCGAGGCACTTGGACAAGTGGAAACAATTCAGATTCCAGTAATAGTACAGGCTGGGGGGAATGTGCCAAGGCTGCTCAGTCCCCTCAGGGCTGGGGGGAACCTACCAAGGCTGCTCAGTCCCCCCAGGGATGGGGGGACACATCCAAGCCTGCACAATCTCCCCAGGGTTGGTGTGAGCCTGTCAAGCCCACACAGTCACCCCAGGGCTGGGGGGAGCCCTCTAAGCCTGCTCAGTCCCCGCAAGACTGGAGGGAACCCATCAAGTCAAGTAACTCTGCAGACTGGCACAAACCACAGGATGGTAACAGTCCTTGGGCCAATAAACCTTCTGGCCAGGGGTGGCTTAATGGCCCAATGCCAGCACCATCGAAAGAGGAGGAGCCCACAGGCTGGGAGGAACCTTCTCCAGAATCTATTCGTCGCAAAATGGAAATTGATGATGGTACCGCTGCTTGGGGAGATCCAAGCAAGTACAACTACAAGAGTGTGAACATGTGGAACAAAAATACACAGAGCAGCAACAATGGCTCAGAGCAGTCGGCACAAATCATGTCTTCACCAACGACACCACAGCCCCCGCCGCAGCTACCACAGCAAATGCCACCACCAAGTGCCATTCAAAACAAGGAGAATAACAGCTCCG gctgGGGAGAATCTTGCACCATTCAGACAAAGCCAGACTCCTCTTGGGGAGAACCACCTGCTCTAACTGTGACGGTAGACAATGGAACGGCGGCCTGGGGGCAACCTGTGGATACAGGAGCCAGCTGGAGAGAACCGGTTAATGACAGTGCTGGTACCTCTGGCTGGGGTAACACCCCAGCTGCCCCACCACCTCCAAATAGACCTG GTCCCAAACCTATGCAAGATGGCTGGGGTGATGAGGAAACATTGGTGCCAGGACCTCGTCACTCTAGCTGGGAGGAGGAAGAAGGGGACTCAGTGATGTGGAACACCAACACCTCACAAGAAAGCAACTCCTCTTCAAATTGGACATCCAAAAAAGTGGCTTTAAAG GGCATGGTGAAAGGAGGAAACAAGCAAGATGATATATGGATGAATCAATTAATGAAGCAATTCTCTAACATTGGATTTCCT AGGGAATCTACTGAAGATACAAAGAGCAATAAGATGGACATACCTGTTG GTATGTTAAGAGATAAGAGAATGGAGATGGATAAGCACGGAATGAATATTGGAGAATATAGTGGCATTTTAGGGAAAGGACATACTTCTCGTCCTCAGATTTCCAAAGAGTCTTCCATGGAACGCAATCCTTATTATGATAAG AATGGCAATCCTAACATATTTGGCGGCAGCAATGCAGCAGCACAAGCCAGGGGCATGCAACAGCCTCCAGCACAACCTCTTAACTCATCTCAGCCTAATCTTCGCGCTCAAGTGCCTCCTTCATTATTATCCCCTCAG GTTCCAGCATCATTACTGAAGTATGCAACAGCCAATGGGAGCCTAAATACTGCACTATTGAACTTTGGCCCCCAGCAGGTGGCCATGCTGAACCAGCTCTCCCAGTTGAACCAGCTGTCTCAACTTTCACAGATCTCCCAGTTACAG CGActgctacagcaacagaaggcaCAGAACCAGAGGAACATGTCTGGACCCATGCGTCAGTCTCAAGAGCAG GCTGCTCGTGTACTCAACATGCAACAGATGCTGCAACACCCCCGTCAACTGGATACAAGCCTTCTGAAGCAACAGTCTTCATCACAGCAGCAGCCAATGCATCAGCCCTCCATGAAGCCCTTCCCGGAGAATCTCATGCCCCCTACCCCTCACGAGCTGCAGACAAAAGAGCCACCTTCGCTCAACTCATACAGCAGCTACCCTTTAG GCTTGAATCCAAACTTGAATGTACCCCTGGATTTCGGCAGTATTGTTAACCTGAAAGAGCCACAAACCCAACAGTCTCGATTAAAGCAATGGACTGCCTCGGAAagccttcctgttaattcctctctTGATCAAAACTCCAGCAAACATG GTGCTACTTCAAGTGGTCTTAGTATTTGTTCTGGAAAGTTGCTTGAAGAATCTCCTTTTGGTCATTTTGACATTTCCATGAAGTCTCTGGCCAGTCCTCCTGGATCTGTTGGAGATGGCTGGCCAAGTGCCAAATCACCCAGTGATAAGCTCTCTAGCAATGTTAATTGGCCACCAG AATTTCGTCCTGGTGAGCCTTGGAAAGGTTATCAAAACATTGACCCTGAAACTGACCCTTACGTCACTCCTGGCAGTGTAATGACCAATCTGTCGATCTCTACTGCCCGGGATCTTGACCTCCTCAGGGACAGGAACAATA GGTCATCCTCATCTATGAACACCACGCTGCCTTCAACTAGTGCCTGGTCCCTTGTTGGTGCCTCCAGCTACAATAGTTCCCTCAGCAGTACAGCACAAAGCACTCCAG CCAGAATTGGTGACCCCAAGTCCACCTGGTCTCCTGGTCCAGTTACCAATGCTTCCCTTGCTCATGAACTGTGGAAAGTCCCCCTGCCACCCAAAAACACTACTGCTCCGTCCCGCCCACCACCAGGGCTGACCAATCAGAAGCCTTCATCCTCATGGGGAAACAGCTCGCTGcgcatgggtggaggatgggGGAGTTCCGACTCCAGATACAACCATG GTCCTAGCTGGGGCGACATCAGCTCAGGGAGAATAACAAATTGGCTTGTTCTCAAGAACCTCACGCCTCAG ATTGACGGCTCCACCTTGCGTACACTGTGCATGCAGCACGGCCCACTAATAACATTCCACCTTAACCTGCCCCATGGAAACGCTTTGGTATGTTACAGTTCGAAAGAAGAGGCAGCCAAGGCACAGAAATCTCTGCACAT GTGTGTTTTAGGGAACACTACCATTCTTGCTGAGTTTGCCAGTGAAGACGAGATTAATCGCTTCTTTGCACAAGGCCAGTCGTTGACGCCCTCTCTGGGCTGGCAGTCTCTGGGATCCAGCCAGAACCGTATTGCATCCATTGACAGTTCCCACCCATTCTCAAACCGCAATGATCTCAGTCACTGGAATGGAGCTGGGCTGTCAGGAACTGGTAGTGGAGACCTCCATGGCACTTCACTTTGGGGTACTCCTAATTATTCCACTAGCCTCTGGGGAACCCCAAGCAGCAATGATATGCGGGGAATCGGCAGCCCATCCCCCATAAATGCTTTCCTCCCCGTTGATCATCTTGGAGGTGGAGAGTCCATTTAA
- the LOC132399425 gene encoding trinucleotide repeat-containing gene 6A protein-like isoform X6, whose product MRGLEANATKETQEKQNRDRVQEKEEQLMEERKKRKDDKKKKEAALKKAIEQKSKVPAPSKTCQSQPQPANSNSGTSINTSNNSNAKRVPANNQQQALSRYPPREVPPRFRHQEQKQLLKRGQQLPSTAGTATSVVTSQSGSSAVTVQTVTNGQLQYSSKTLTGMPPIRDMVSHSPNQSDLNHSGLGSHYENSHWGPVSTNSDSTTNWDKVIVDGSDKEAWPSITGSDPELASECMDIDSASSSGSEKNLSTMASGSTVSDGNGNRTGSGSGSSSQFVVGNVSNNVGNGSINGPWGGSRGSISSTCQGSAENVDSKPESSHGKLNAWGSIGSTSSGSLNQNGLNPNTNLGAWPLLENDGNTVQGPVPGSSSGSNVQRSTVGQMLNNQSVNMGLSAHGSWGGLQENPDAEVNGTRKVSFSGQPQNLNTEMNGPNNTTNPLTSSLPNSTSSMQTNELPKHTGPGAWGVPLGMSTVNPSQLQASSVTNGTSVSQLGNGGISEGMNSGSYGTTWGTPGTNYSGEKCPGPSCNLGQASGDTVNATLAQSAINGSGNSSYKNNGGSNRGGVTWESGVVNSHNVNWGAGNSLGSGGTRKVWGNPASNANTGTKISNGEWNKLPNNQHSSNGVNGSSNRKGTNGWKNLDDALCGQNQNSASQPSEQNNVWVKTSTSGTADSEGSTESTGSRHDRITAGTNDGNNRRGEKRKPDQPGMVQSILSRTDLDPRVLSNTGWGQTPIKQNTAWDIEPSAKSERKTDNGTEAWGCCVSQTSNSGGWGDGPGPNSNDTSSVSGWGDPKPSTVSCNPSWGDTKGSSGQGGWEDNTAATGTVKSNQTWGSNKEEKLAAWNDAQKVKQGWSDGQKSNQSWGLSATDGWGENSKSGQWGELQKTDAGSWDNDSERSAPGWNEPGRPGTSRGTWTSGNNSDSSNSTGWGECAKAAQSPQGWGEPTKAAQSPQGWGDTSKPAQSPQGWCEPVKPTQSPQGWGEPSKPAQSPQDWREPIKSSNSADWHKPQDGNSPWANKPSGQGWLNGPMPAPSKEEEPTGWEEPSPESIRRKMEIDDGTAAWGDPSKYNYKSVNMWNKNTQSSNNGSEQSAQIMSSPTTPQPPPQLPQQMPPPSAIQNKENNSSGPKPMQDGWGDEETLVPGPRHSSWEEEEGDSVMWNTNTSQESNSSSNWTSKKVALKGMVKGGNKQDDIWMNQLMKQFSNIGFPRESTEDTKSNKMDIPVGMLRDKRMEMDKHGMNIGEYSGILGKGHTSRPQISKESSMERNPYYDKNGNPNIFGGSNAAAQARGMQQPPAQPLNSSQPNLRAQVPPSLLSPQVPASLLKYATANGSLNTALLNFGPQQVAMLNQLSQLNQLSQLSQISQLQRLLQQQKAQNQRNMSGPMRQSQEQAARVLNMQQMLQHPRQLDTSLLKQQSSSQQQPMHQPSMKPFPENLMPPTPHELQTKEPPSLNSYSSYPLGLNPNLNVPLDFGSIVNLKEPQTQQSRLKQWTASESLPVNSSLDQNSSKHGATSSGLSICSGKLLEESPFGHFDISMKSLASPPGSVGDGWPSAKSPSDKLSSNVNWPPEFRPGEPWKGYQNIDPETDPYVTPGSVMTNLSISTARDLDLLRDRNNIGSSSSMNTTLPSTSAWSLVGASSYNSSLSSTAQSTPARIGDPKSTWSPGPVTNASLAHELWKVPLPPKNTTAPSRPPPGLTNQKPSSSWGNSSLRMGGGWGSSDSRYNHGPSWGDISSGRITNWLVLKNLTPQIDGSTLRTLCMQHGPLITFHLNLPHGNALVCYSSKEEAAKAQKSLHMCVLGNTTILAEFASEDEINRFFAQGQSLTPSLGWQSLGSSQNRIASIDSSHPFSNRNDLSHWNGAGLSGTGSGDLHGTSLWGTPNYSTSLWGTPSSNDMRGIGSPSPINAFLPVDHLGGGESI is encoded by the exons ATTTAAACCACAGTGGTTTGGGATCGCATTATGAAAATTCTCACTGGGGACCTGTCTCTACCAACAGTGATTCTACTACAAATTGGGATAAAGTTATTGTAGACGGGTCTGACAAAGAAGCCTGGCCTTCAATCACTGGCAGTGACCCAGAGTTAGCTTCAGAATGCATGGACATTGACTCTGCTTCAAGCTCTGGGTCAGAGAAGAATCTCAGTACCATGGCTTCGGGGAGCACAGTTAGTGATGGCAATGGCAACAGAACCGGCAGTGGAAGTGGTTCTTCAAGTCAGTTTGTGGTTGGAAATGTCAGCAATAATGTAGGAAATGGTAGTATTAATGGGCCTTGGGGAGGATCTCGAGGCTCCATATCAAGCACATGTCAGGGTTCTGCAGAAAATGTGGATAGCAAACCAGAAAGCAGCCATGGTAAACTGAATGCTTGGGGCAGTATTGGTTCCACGTCCAGTGGTTCATTGAATCAGAATGGTTTGAATCCAAATACCAACCTAGGTGCCTGGCCTTTGTTGGAAAATGATGGAAATACTGTGCAAGGACCTGTGCCAGGTAGCAGTTCTGGCAGCAATGTTCAACGTAGCACTGTAGGTCAAATGCTGAATAATCAGAGTGTTAACATGGGACTATCAGCTCATGGTTCGTGGGGAGGGCTGCAGGAGAATCCTGATGCAGAAGTGAATGGTACAAGGAAGGTTTCATTCAGTGGACAACCTCAAAACCTTAACACTGAAATGAATGGACCAAATAACACTACTAACCCTTTGACCTCTAGCTTACCAAACTCTACTAGTTCAATGCAGACAAATGAACTGCCTAAACATACAGGGCCTGGGGCCTGGGGTGTACCCTTAGGAATGAGCACAGTAAATCCATCTCAGCTTCAGGCCTCTTCGGTGACAAATGGCACTTCAGTTTCTCAACTTGGCAATGGAGGAATCAGTGAGGGAATGAACAGTGGGTCTTATGGTACGACTTGGGGTACACCTGGCACTAACTACTCTGGAGAAAAATGTCCAGGCCCTAGCTGTAATTTGGGGCAAGCTAGTGGTGACACTGTGAATGCAACTCTAGCACAATCTGCTATTAATGGTTCTGGAAATTCTTCTTACAAAAATAATGGTGGAAGCAATAGAGGAGGAGTCACATGGGAGTCTGGTGTGGTCAACTCCCATAATGTGAACTGGGGAGCAGGGAACAGTTTAGGCTCTGGAGGGACTCGAAAAGTCTGGGGAAACCCAGCATCAAATGCAAACACTGGCACTAAGATCTCAAATGGAGAATGGAACAAACTGCCTAACAATCAGCATTCCAGTAATGGTGTAAATGGAAGTAGTAATAGGAAGGGAACAAATGGATGGAAAAATCTAGATGATGCTCTTTGTGGTCAGAATCAAAATTCTGCATCTCAGCCAAGTGAACAGAACAACGTATGGGTCAAAACTTCAACATCAGGTACTGCAGACAGTGAGGGGAGCACAGAAAGTACTGGAAGTCGTCATGATAGAATCACCGCAGGAACTAATGATGGCAATAACAGACGTGGTGAAAAGAGAAAACCTGACCAACCAGGAATGGTTCAAAGTATTCTGAGTAGAACAGACTTGGACCCCCGTGTCCTTTCCAATACAGGTTGGGGGCAGACTCCAATTAAACAGAACACTGCCTGGGACATTGAACCTTCAGCAAAGAGTGAGAGAAAAACTGACAATGGGACAGAGGCCTGGGGATGTTGTGTTTCCCAGACTTCAAACTCAGGGGGATGGGGGGATGGGCCTGGCCCAAACAGTAATGATACCTCTTCAGTATCCGGGTGGGGGGATCCAAAGCCTTCTACAGTCTCTTGCAACCCTAGCTGGGGAGACACCAAAGGCTCAAGCGGCCAAGGGGGTTGGGAGGATAATACTGCTGCTACAGGAACAGTAAAGAGCAATCAAACATGGGGAAGTAACAAAGAAGAAAAGCTAGCTGCGTGGAATGATGCACAAAAGGTCAAacagggatggtctgatggacaGAAATCAAACCAGAGTTGGGGACTGTCTGCAACTGAtgggtggggagagaattcaaagagtGGCCAGTGGGGGGAATTACAAAAGACCGATGCAGGCAGTTGGGATAATGACAGTGAAAGGTCTGCGCCTGGTTGGAATGAACCTGGGAGACCAGGTACAAGCCGAGGCACTTGGACAAGTGGAAACAATTCAGATTCCAGTAATAGTACAGGCTGGGGGGAATGTGCCAAGGCTGCTCAGTCCCCTCAGGGCTGGGGGGAACCTACCAAGGCTGCTCAGTCCCCCCAGGGATGGGGGGACACATCCAAGCCTGCACAATCTCCCCAGGGTTGGTGTGAGCCTGTCAAGCCCACACAGTCACCCCAGGGCTGGGGGGAGCCCTCTAAGCCTGCTCAGTCCCCGCAAGACTGGAGGGAACCCATCAAGTCAAGTAACTCTGCAGACTGGCACAAACCACAGGATGGTAACAGTCCTTGGGCCAATAAACCTTCTGGCCAGGGGTGGCTTAATGGCCCAATGCCAGCACCATCGAAAGAGGAGGAGCCCACAGGCTGGGAGGAACCTTCTCCAGAATCTATTCGTCGCAAAATGGAAATTGATGATGGTACCGCTGCTTGGGGAGATCCAAGCAAGTACAACTACAAGAGTGTGAACATGTGGAACAAAAATACACAGAGCAGCAACAATGGCTCAGAGCAGTCGGCACAAATCATGTCTTCACCAACGACACCACAGCCCCCGCCGCAGCTACCACAGCAAATGCCACCACCAAGTGCCATTCAAAACAAGGAGAATAACAGCTCCG GTCCCAAACCTATGCAAGATGGCTGGGGTGATGAGGAAACATTGGTGCCAGGACCTCGTCACTCTAGCTGGGAGGAGGAAGAAGGGGACTCAGTGATGTGGAACACCAACACCTCACAAGAAAGCAACTCCTCTTCAAATTGGACATCCAAAAAAGTGGCTTTAAAG GGCATGGTGAAAGGAGGAAACAAGCAAGATGATATATGGATGAATCAATTAATGAAGCAATTCTCTAACATTGGATTTCCT AGGGAATCTACTGAAGATACAAAGAGCAATAAGATGGACATACCTGTTG GTATGTTAAGAGATAAGAGAATGGAGATGGATAAGCACGGAATGAATATTGGAGAATATAGTGGCATTTTAGGGAAAGGACATACTTCTCGTCCTCAGATTTCCAAAGAGTCTTCCATGGAACGCAATCCTTATTATGATAAG AATGGCAATCCTAACATATTTGGCGGCAGCAATGCAGCAGCACAAGCCAGGGGCATGCAACAGCCTCCAGCACAACCTCTTAACTCATCTCAGCCTAATCTTCGCGCTCAAGTGCCTCCTTCATTATTATCCCCTCAG GTTCCAGCATCATTACTGAAGTATGCAACAGCCAATGGGAGCCTAAATACTGCACTATTGAACTTTGGCCCCCAGCAGGTGGCCATGCTGAACCAGCTCTCCCAGTTGAACCAGCTGTCTCAACTTTCACAGATCTCCCAGTTACAG CGActgctacagcaacagaaggcaCAGAACCAGAGGAACATGTCTGGACCCATGCGTCAGTCTCAAGAGCAG GCTGCTCGTGTACTCAACATGCAACAGATGCTGCAACACCCCCGTCAACTGGATACAAGCCTTCTGAAGCAACAGTCTTCATCACAGCAGCAGCCAATGCATCAGCCCTCCATGAAGCCCTTCCCGGAGAATCTCATGCCCCCTACCCCTCACGAGCTGCAGACAAAAGAGCCACCTTCGCTCAACTCATACAGCAGCTACCCTTTAG GCTTGAATCCAAACTTGAATGTACCCCTGGATTTCGGCAGTATTGTTAACCTGAAAGAGCCACAAACCCAACAGTCTCGATTAAAGCAATGGACTGCCTCGGAAagccttcctgttaattcctctctTGATCAAAACTCCAGCAAACATG GTGCTACTTCAAGTGGTCTTAGTATTTGTTCTGGAAAGTTGCTTGAAGAATCTCCTTTTGGTCATTTTGACATTTCCATGAAGTCTCTGGCCAGTCCTCCTGGATCTGTTGGAGATGGCTGGCCAAGTGCCAAATCACCCAGTGATAAGCTCTCTAGCAATGTTAATTGGCCACCAG AATTTCGTCCTGGTGAGCCTTGGAAAGGTTATCAAAACATTGACCCTGAAACTGACCCTTACGTCACTCCTGGCAGTGTAATGACCAATCTGTCGATCTCTACTGCCCGGGATCTTGACCTCCTCAGGGACAGGAACAATA TAGGGTCATCCTCATCTATGAACACCACGCTGCCTTCAACTAGTGCCTGGTCCCTTGTTGGTGCCTCCAGCTACAATAGTTCCCTCAGCAGTACAGCACAAAGCACTCCAG CCAGAATTGGTGACCCCAAGTCCACCTGGTCTCCTGGTCCAGTTACCAATGCTTCCCTTGCTCATGAACTGTGGAAAGTCCCCCTGCCACCCAAAAACACTACTGCTCCGTCCCGCCCACCACCAGGGCTGACCAATCAGAAGCCTTCATCCTCATGGGGAAACAGCTCGCTGcgcatgggtggaggatgggGGAGTTCCGACTCCAGATACAACCATG GTCCTAGCTGGGGCGACATCAGCTCAGGGAGAATAACAAATTGGCTTGTTCTCAAGAACCTCACGCCTCAG ATTGACGGCTCCACCTTGCGTACACTGTGCATGCAGCACGGCCCACTAATAACATTCCACCTTAACCTGCCCCATGGAAACGCTTTGGTATGTTACAGTTCGAAAGAAGAGGCAGCCAAGGCACAGAAATCTCTGCACAT GTGTGTTTTAGGGAACACTACCATTCTTGCTGAGTTTGCCAGTGAAGACGAGATTAATCGCTTCTTTGCACAAGGCCAGTCGTTGACGCCCTCTCTGGGCTGGCAGTCTCTGGGATCCAGCCAGAACCGTATTGCATCCATTGACAGTTCCCACCCATTCTCAAACCGCAATGATCTCAGTCACTGGAATGGAGCTGGGCTGTCAGGAACTGGTAGTGGAGACCTCCATGGCACTTCACTTTGGGGTACTCCTAATTATTCCACTAGCCTCTGGGGAACCCCAAGCAGCAATGATATGCGGGGAATCGGCAGCCCATCCCCCATAAATGCTTTCCTCCCCGTTGATCATCTTGGAGGTGGAGAGTCCATTTAA